GTCTGTGAATATTGTGACTCGCCTCCAATGAATGATCAACAAAGACTCGATGGTGCTGGTTTGTGGAGGAGAAGTCCGGTTCGGGGGCGTTTTCCCTGTCTCGGACAGGTGAGGCACTCTGGTCCCCTAAATATGAGACGTTTTTGGAGCTGATGCAACCCATTTTTAGAGATTAATTGTTCAACCCCTCATGAGGCCAAAAAAGATGAAATGGGATTGCAGACAGaagaacaaagaacaaagattaaaaaaaaaggagggaaagagaaaagaaaaccaaatcacatgacaaaattattaaaaggaaaaagaaactttttttttgttgagtcTTCTTCCGAAAGAGAGGTAAGGGAAGCTGCAAAAACATAACCGcacaaagagagagaaagtgaaaaaGACATATTTAGCTCTGCCACCTcctccatatttttttttactttgtcaCCTCTCTGACAGAGAGATCAATCAAATCTGTTAGTGATAGAGAAGACATAACcaataagtttaaaaaaataagaaagaattATGGTAGATTAGTTAGTTAATCTTTCCCAAGTTGCTCAGAtgtcttaataaaaaaaacagagttctCAAAATGAAAATCACCACTGACCTTAAAATATCTTCTAATGTACAGAACAACGGGTGTCAAAAGGTTTTTCTATCTTATACCGGAAGGTGGGGTTGTATACTAAAGCTTATTTAAGTTGTACAATGATAATTGTTGGTCAGGTTCATTACTTTAAAGGGGTCTTCTTCAGTCAAAAGGAACTTTAGTTTATATAAGCAGTAGGAAAGAAATGTATACTCTTTAGTCTTTATGCATTTTTTATTGGAGATCAAAACATTTGATAGTTTATAATATCATTAAATCTTATTACCACTATACATACATTTCTGACAGtacaagaacatatatatttgattgaaACTTTTGCGCATTTCGAGCAATTTGGTTGTAAAGTCTCTTACATTTGATGTTTGGGAAAATCTCGTGGTTGAAATTAAGTTGTACTAGATCAttacccgctcgaccgagcgggagtcattttgtttttatctttgtttttactaaatgttatacatgatcgccaatatgtattaatataaaattttgataaataacaatgtgtactaatgtgtttaaataagcaatgtgtttaattactaaatttgatttttaaattttatgataacgtaaagtagattttttctgtattatttaaaatatatagtgctatatattttgtattttcaacatttatcatacaaaacttacattggggtattatttatatgaaaatatgcataacataatatatttatatattatataaacatatgcacatccgcacgggttttatttttaaaatgtattatatattgtttagttttatgtagtatcgagtttgtataattaaattttgtgtttaaagaactaTATCAAAaatgtctttcgtatgtaaaaataacattttgcaagcgcgagttgtgtctttttattgtaacacaaaattttatataaaacttatgtttttttgtacattacgaaatttaattttttaaaaataattattatgtaatttcaaagtgaattttatctttgagttctaatatattttgtgtgtaatggttcaaagcattttcgatatatattatatttcagtttggtttgtttttagtattattgtataagtataatactatacaatattactatattctatacaatatatgaagctatgtgttatttgttttaaaaagtaaattaggcccaacgtagttataagaatagtcatatctttatgtatatctttatgtatgtgtctatgacttatctacctaatgttattcgtactaataaaattaatatgaccaatgaaagtatactgatcaatttaaaatgaattgtatagggtaattatagaacgattaatatttttagtattcttagtatatatcttatttaaatcgacatgtaataaatgtaaaaatcgtatatggaatatggacaaaaagaagaactatatttaaggaaatacatcaatgcaaagttagactatggtacgtattatatataaagaatgagacatttaattttaatatatgaagtccacttttaaaaatctacctagaaaaagttgtaatgttcctgttttaataagatagatgatcaTTTACCATAAAAGAAGCTATAAATTGTCAcgattgaaactaaaattataaaactattgAGCTGCCAACACTCATCAAGCTCACAATACATTACAAACCACGTAGGGTAATTACAATGCTCATGCATTAGGCTAATCAACACAAAGCTTATCAAATTCACACTCATGCTTAGAATCCCGTTAATTACATGAGAAACAAACCTAGGTGATACTTTTCCAGTTTTAATTTTCCTTGAACACACCTTGCTTTAACTTTACAGAAACTGGCCTAACCCCAGAGAAAATGCCCTAAAATGGATAAActgatcttattatataaaattaggtTCTTCAAAATTGATAATTAACATAATCACAACACATGtcgataatatttttaagattgtgacatgtgttataaattaatcttaatttttttattataactatatatcCTAAGAAAAAGATAATTGTACAAGATTATGTGATTATAAATTTCCATTTCTTcaatcctaaacaaaaaatattaaaagagtatttatagtagatttccttttttctaaatcataagaaaacatattaaaattatttaattaacaaaaaataatggtAAAATAGTAATACCAATAAgaaaaaacgaaacaaaatagtatttaaaattatttaatagtagtAACTAGATCTagttatttgatatttttttataaaatactgaATAAGagatcttattatataaaatcttGTTATTCAAAGTTTCTAACTAACATGATCACGATACATgtcaataaaaaatttaagattgtaacatgcattataaaatatttttattataactacatatcctaaacaaaatataattgcacAAGAttatgtgatttttatttttccttttctataatctcaagattttgtttttgtaaaagaatatttgatagtagttttcttttttccaaCTCACaaacaaaagatattaaaattatttaattaataaaaaaaatttgaaaatagtaTGACactaataaaaactaattaaaatagtaaatttaaatttatttaattgtaattAGATATAGTCATTTGATAGTAATTTATACAATCCTAAATAAAGAGACATTTGTATAAGATTATGtgttagtaattttattttctaatttcctaaaaatataaaaggttATTAAGTTAACAAAAACGAGTTGTAAAAGTAGTAATGATAGTAATGATTTCAATAGTAATCAATAATGATTtgttatgattttatttttctaaaatcctaagcaagacATAATTGTAGaagattatttaatagtaactaGGTGACTCTCCCATGGACATGCACGGAAATaactattttcaaaataaacaaataataataattatgattaatattttattttatttattattattttattttaaatataaaataaataaatgcaaTATTATTATGTTGTTATGATAATTAGTCATATTATTTTGGACTTAAATATATGATGTATTCAGTTATTTTCGGGTATATAGTGATTAATCTATTCCTCCAATTAAACCACTATTGTTCATAGAttctaaataaattaaaataagattagtttttcatttcttttagtttagttttcaatttttatatatatctttgtaaaatttgtataatttatacattatttggttacaaataaaaaataaactaaaaggtTGTCATTTAGTAGTAGCATAAGTGAAAATTGTATATcaaaaaaatttggttttagttaaCCTCAATgtagatcattttttttttgaaaatatgtcaCCATACAAACAATTTgtactattttgttttttaaaaaaaaggtttctttTCTATTGGGTTGTTTAACTtatactttcaaaaaaaaatattattatttttgaaaataattattttcttgttttgtaaatttttgttttctaaatcacgtctttatacatttttatataaactatatactAAGTGATTTTCCCAtactcatgcacggatataaatatttttaaagatattataattgttgattttttttactttcagtttaaataattatatgtataatttatattaataatattatagttatGAATTAGACATGTGATTTTGTATATGTAACATCTAGTtggtttatttatattaatattttgctattttttattttacatttaagtTGATTTCATTTAGATTGCATTTCCTTCTTTGAATTTAAccataatattttgtttctctaattatattaatatttttgatattttttattttacatttaggttggttgttctcttaaatatataaacatattttagtgAGACTTTGTacaacattatttttcttttgagaatcaaacatataaaataaactaaagtgtgCATTGattgaaaattataaacaataatataatgataatattttgtatctcatgcatatatatattaccaaaaatatacattgctaaaattatttaatattttagttttatttttatttgtgttgagatatacataatttatatatacaaaaaatgataaaatattactaaaaaataatatgtatttatttCACTATTTTATTGATATCATGGTAGTTTTtgttaactttcctttttaatgaaatgaaattatatataaatattattaaaaaaattcttctttctaaattataaattttatttttatcatatattttattggaagaaaataaaaaaggaaattaattaAAGTCTAATTAACAAAATCAACCaaataaaagggaaaataaagtaaatgatgataattaatattatatttttaattcattaagggtaccTCTATAATCAACTATCGGGAGAATTAACGTGAAcgctatatatatacatttagttTATTTGGTTATTACTTGTATATATTGAATTGTATTTACTTCTCAGAAATTAACCATCGTATTTTTGTACTgaaatataaactttaattaTTACGTTAGTTCAGTTTTTCGTCttaaatatgcatatatacttttgcaaattcttttttataatttgatatttgtaGATTTGTAAAAAGTAGtcgaaaaaactaaaatgatgagtagtacaaaattttataagcaaaataattttttgaaaactcaTGAACgaatattaatattacaaagtaatattttattgtaGATTCTAGCAAACTTTATCCTTTAAATGtggaagataaataaaaaaatattctaaataatattaaccataaaaattcatattggttaatgtattttttattataggtctattatgtttttaaaatattaatccttagattattttttttagtaatctTAGAAATAAacagatataaatatattaattttagaatatatctTATGTTGTTTGATATCATGTTTTAAAGAGATGATTATTTCTTAAGATCAAAACTctttttgtgaactttccttttttatgaaataacattatataaaatttatattcataaaatatgttttctttcctttttcgtacatataattttgtttttattatttgaatatttcctttttattatatatccttttgtaaatataaaaaaggaaaaataaaattaaaattttaattggcttagactattaaatattttaaataaggaaatcatatatattattttaattttttaagggTGATTTTGTAATTAACCATCGTAAAAATTAACATGAGCGTGATAAAtatgaaactgacttctcaaataatattatagagattttaaattaatagatatCTTTTGGGAAAATCCCATGAAAACCCTTTAAAGTGGCAAGTACTTCCACTTTAAACCTCCAAATATTAGGTTTCCATAATAAACCTTGAAAGTAAAGATATTCTTAATAAAAACTGTAAAAGTGGTCTACGTATTTTTGGCTATATTAAGATGGACATAATTATAAATTCCGTTAACGTCGTAAGGAACTCCGTCTCTTTTGATTAAACATGCCTTATTgcaattatttatattttcgacaaatcatatttttattttattcacaacACTACTTTAAGATCCCTACATCAATTTTTAGGGTTGAGTCGTCCTCtgtggaaaaaaatattagaaaaccTAAAGAGAACTAAAAAAGGAGGAAGAGGTACGTATGGTATAGACGACATGGAGTAAGATAGTTCtaatatttaatctttttattccAGATTTATGAGTCTCATCATGTGTGGtgtcttcttcaaattttttttgtttatttgcttAGATTCCCAAAaactttacaattttaattatgtttctgtaaaaaaaaatcaattatgtTTGATTTGTAACGTGTGTGATAATTTTGGGTTtgatatgtttcttttttttatgaatgGTGTATATTGATGAACTTTATTTGTTTACAATGCAGTGACTAGAAGTTGAAACTAAATATCCACTTTGGTGGAACAACGAAGAAAGAAGCTGGTGATTATATTTATCTAAATCAATCAGGcttcaaaaatgttttatggAAAATGTCTGAGATCAATTGGAAGAAGTTTAAAGATTTCAATAAAGCTGAAGGTATCGGGACAGTGTTAAGATTGATCTGGTACAAAGAAAAAAGTGAGGAGATGAAGAATATCAACAATTATGTGTTTGAGTTGAGGATATTAACGGTGATATCAAAGAGTTGTGTTCTTCTGCGAGAATAGAAGGTGCAATTGATGTTTTTCTAGAAAATGAAGATAAGAGTGGATATGTAgctgaaggagaagaaggtgaCGAAACTGATATAGAAGAGAGATCAGCGGGCGATGAATCTGATGATGATAAGCCACCAAAAGAAGATGATGACCCTGAGGAATCTGAAGATGAAGCTCATACAGCTATGAATAAAGGTGATGATTTAAAAGAACTGCAGGCTCGTGGTGATGATTATATTGAGAAGCAAGATCGTGGCGGTGTTGATTTCAAAGAAAGGCAGGCTCGTGGTGATGATTTGAATGAGAAGCAAGATCGTGGTGctgatttaaaagaaatacaGGCTCATGGTGATAATTTGCAGAATAAGGACGTTCGCAATGTGATGAGCAATGGAGATGAGGTTATTTTAGATGCAGGAAATGGTGGTGATGATAACAGATTGCAGTCCCTGTTTGAGGAGGGTACAAGAAGAAGTCCCAAGTTGAATGAAGTAACTCGAAATTTAGCTGCAGAACAGGCAAAAGAAGAGAGGgatgaagaagaatctgatCCTGACTTTGCCTTAGAAGACGTCCAATATCCGGATACACCGTTAAGCTCAGATGAAGAGTGGGAGCAATGGAAAAAtccaaaaagagaaaaaggaaaagaaacatTTTTACGGAGATTTTGACAAAGAGCCTTACATCTGGTTGTTTCAGAAATTCAATAGTGGATTAGAGTTCAAGgtgttggaactatttttttagcaatgtattcatatgctaaaaatagagttaatgtgaatgagaaatggaggtctaatgtgtgtgatttgagaaacttgtataaagttacaaatatacacattagatatttggatttggacttcatgttcattaacttaatcttataaaccaaatatatgtgatcttttatattgataaaatataaaaaagaaatctatttaaagtatattattttgtttgaatgagtcaaataataataattatactctttaatttcttagtcaaaatgtgaaatgaattcatataataatgacaagaaataaagactccattagtgcaccatgggaggtttcattttatgttgaaaaatgaaacttgtgcttctcattattttctatataaagcctcatggcaatgtagaaaaaaaaaacacatcaaataccaaaagaaaaaccacaatctcctatattgaatagtcatgttagtaatttttatttcttgtgtcTGATAGTGCAACACAAAAccagtttcgccaggcttctgatagaatgacgcaaattcagaagattgtttgcagttgtatcctgggactcattacgttatcgaaccgtcgcactacgggacgtattttgagttaaggaaagagataatatctcgcctctgcagttgtatcatcattttcttactctttggtatagtactatcatttttactttttacaatattcagtaatccgtagtttataaaatacggttctatcacaAGGATCAGCTACTACGTTACTCACTGAATACTCAATATtcttactatattttatttgtggatagattttttcttactgtatggtttctctttttttctccaGCAATTTGTCATTTATATGAAACAAGTAGTCTCCAATTATATGAAAGCCCCTAAAAGTTTGTTCTATACACTCTAGAAATATCTCTGTTTCAATGAAAAACGTTGACTCTGTTACTGACTGAGCAGTTGAAAGCTTTTAACATATGGAAAAAGAGTGCTCTCAAAACCGCGAATTGCTCTGTGATCTTCCAGTGGATACTCCAGCCATTGGTACGGTCTGTTTCTTTCTGTAGTATACAGCTGATCCTCTTACAAGTAACAGTCCTAGCATAAACGCCTCAAAACCAAGAACTGATACTCTCTCCTCATCCGCAAAAGGAACATAGCTTTGATAATTTTTGTAAGACCGAGACTTCTTAGCTTCCGGTGAAGAGTCAACACACGATTCCTCTGTTTCACAGATGCATCAACAACATCTTCGTCACCATCATTACCATTAGATTGTGAAGCTTCTTCTCCTCGTACCTCTCTGCATTTAAAAGGAATTCGATAACCTGTTTAACTGCAACTATACTTCTCTTTTATCTTTTCGGAGGAATTTCAAGAAACACAAGGACCTGAAAGAGAGCATTCCAAGGTGACGTTCCTTCCCAGAGTTGAAACCTAGAAGGAACCTACGCCAAACGCTTCTCGTCTCGTCGTCCTATGGTTTTCTCTTTGATTTTCCTCATCATGTGCTCTGGAAAGAAACGATGATAAAATTCCAACACCTTAGGCGAAGAGGATGATCAGATACAGTGGAGATTTCAGAGAAGCCATCTTTATTCGTCATCGTTCTCTaagatatttagttattttgtttcaGAATATGCGATAATTCTATTAAACATACTAGGTCTTTTTTCCTCGCTACGCGCGGattgtatataataaaaatttctcCAATAATTTtgcttacatatattttaaatctaataCTATAAAGAAGAGCTCTACTCTCTTCTCATCTTGCCATGTCATCAAATAGGGTAAGGAGGCACTGACACATGTCCTCTCTAACCAATACTCATCGTATTATTAAAAGGTGTGGGCTGATGCGTTTCAGTTATAcgtttattatgttttaatggGCCTTATATTTGTTTACTCCCGTGTTTCAGTCCGAATACAGCAATACCAGTCTAAAAATCATTTCATGTTCTTCTTCACGATTAATCGAAGGGTCTTCTGTTTTTGATCTCTAACCTTTTGTCTTCTCTTTTGATGAACAATAACATTTCTCCTAATTGATTCATCTCCTTTATCATGCTATTTAACTCAATCACCCCTTTTTGATTCCTCTGGAAATTTGACTGAGTGGAATATGCAGTCTTCCGCAAATGATCGTGAATACGACTCAAAGAGACATGATGTTCATGATCGGAACAACAATGGTTTCGTTTCTTTCTCTGCATACATCTCTTCTCTTTTGAATTAATCCATGGACAGGACCAAGCTCAAGAGATGCTCCACTTCATCCACCCAtgtaattttcttcttcttcttaatcaCCTTTTTCTCTCTAttaatagtttttgttttgttttccttaGGCTGAAGCGGCTGATGAGGCCACAGATCCTTTGCAAAAGGGTAAGAAAATAATTGAGTTACGCACTGTTCTGAGATGCTTTTGTGGTCCATATTATTTTGATCTAATTGAGAATACGGCTCTGCAACATGTAATACAGAGAGCGTAGGTACAAAGCTTTTGGAGACTTTGGTTTTGTATGGTTAATATAGACCTTGGACATGAGTATATTTTCTCAGTCCTAACTCCATTTGAACTCTTTCCTTTAGTACTTTAGCAGGAAATCGGTGAATGACATCTTTATATGGGGAACAAATCGCCTATGTTGACTTGATTAGGGTCCTTCACCAATCTACGAGCGATGATCATTGGTTATAGTTGCAACTCCTCATAAATATCGTACTGTGACCTCTACCCTATAATTATCTAATAACTTATACTGAATTTTATAGTAGTTTATACGTGTTCTGGAACTTGGACTGAACTTTCTGTATGCAGATGACATGAGTACGATCAAAAAAAGCTTGACTTTATCAAATAACAtaacttcttttaatttttcctATATGTTGATTGCTTCAAGATGACAGACATGATGCGGTTGAGACTCAACAGCAGCTAAGAAGAGCTAAGGACTGGATCATCTCCCACCAACTCAAAACTCTCGAGCTCACAGATGTTCTTTCAAACTTCCCGGACATATTCTCGGCTCTGACTGAAGGTAAATCTTGATAAAATTCACTCCCGAAATGACCTTTGAAGCATCTAAGATGAAATCTCCAGATTTCTATACCTTAATATATACTGTGAACTTATCCGATCTGATAGGGACCTTATCTTAGATTCgtttattgttgtcaaaaaataatatatatatatatatatatatatatgttctgtGAACTTTAGAATCTATCTTCCTCCATTAACTGATCAGTTACTGACTTTCAGAAATCATGGACCAGCTGGAGAAAGAATGTGTTCTTTTAGAACAAGGAAGGACACATACATCAAAAACAGAGACGAGGTATATTATTCATCATTTCCTATTGATTTAATTTCGTTCTCTTTGCTTTTAATTTATCTTGACCAtcaactaaaactaaaatataaccTGGTACCATGAAGGGAATTCAAGTTTGTGACAAAAAGATCTGATGTAAAGAACTAAAGCTGCTCCAAAAGACTGGAAGAGCTATAGCTCCTGAAGACTACAGTTACATGAAAGTGTGAGACTCTGACTTCTTACTCTAGGTTTAATACACGTTCGAAAAGGATAGATATATAAAGATAGAACTG
The sequence above is drawn from the Raphanus sativus cultivar WK10039 chromosome 7, ASM80110v3, whole genome shotgun sequence genome and encodes:
- the LOC108838540 gene encoding uncharacterized protein LOC108838540; translation: MSEINWKKFKDFNKAEELCSSARIEGAIDVFLENEDKSGYVAEGEEGDETDIEERSAGDESDDDKPPKEDDDPEESEDEAHTAMNKGDDLKELQARGDDYIEKQDRGGVDFKERQARGDDLNEKQDRGADLKEIQAHGDNLQNKDVRNVMSNGDEVILDAGNGGDDNRLQSLFEEGTRRSPKLNEVTRNLAAEQAKEERDEEESDPDFALEDVQYPDTPLSSDEEWEQWKNPKREKGKETFLRRF
- the LOC108830760 gene encoding meiosis-specific protein ASY1; its protein translation is MDRTKLKRCSTSSTHAEAADEATDPLQKDDRHDAVETQQQLRRAKDWIISHQLKTLELTDVLSNFPDIFSALTEEIMDQLEKECVLLEQGRTHTSKTETREFKFVTKRSDVKN